AGATCGCGCTCCTCCTGGACGGGCCCGGCGGGCAGGCCGTCGGGGCCGAGGGGGACGAGCCGCGCCCCGTCGCCCTCCGCCGCCGCCAGAGCCCATCGTTCGCTCATGGGAGCGAGTGTGGCAGCCCGCACTGACAACGGACCGAATTGTCCCCGGACAGGACCTGAGCGACCGCGTTGTCGTAGGCGACCGCGTCTCCTACGCGACCGCGTGGAAGAGTGCCGACGCCTCGGCCCTCGACGCGACCCCCAGCTTGGTCAGGATGTTCGCGGCATGGAACTTCACCGTCGACTCGCTGATGTGCAGCTCCTGCGCGATCACGCGGTTGCGGTGCCCGCGCGCCAGATGCCTGAGCACCTCCAGCTCCCGGGCCCCCAGCGAGCCGAGCGGCTCGGTCGGTGCGATCTCCGGCGCCCCCAGCGGGATCTTCGCCGTGACCGTCGTACCCCAGCCCGGCACCGCGTCCACGTCCAGCCGCCCGCCCAGCGCCGCCAGCCGCTCGTCGACCCGCTGCGGGCCGAGCGTGCAGGCGGAGATCTCGCCGGGACCGTCGTCCCGTACCGTCGCGCGCAGTTCGCCCTCGCTGACGCTCCAGCCGACATGGACACGGCCCACCGCGTCCTGTTCGAGGACGGTCAGCAGCACCGCCCGTACGACCGCGCGCGCCCCGTGTGCCACATCGGCGGCCAGCGGCCGGCCGGAGTCGGGCGCGCCCAGCTCCAGGCGGACCGGGCTGTAGCGCACCAGCGGCCGCAGTGAGTCCGCGAGCCGGGGGAAGGCCTGCCCGGCGGGCTCCTCTGCGACGGCCTGGTCCCGTTCCGTCTCGGCGCGCAGCTCGACCAGCGCGGTGACGGCCAGCTCGACCGCGGTGACGCGGGCGGCGGCGTCGTCCAGATTCCGGCTGCGCAACACGCCCAGCAGCCCGGACAGCGCCGTCGCGTGCGTCTCGGTCAGCTCCGCGATCACCCTGGCCCGCTCCCCGGCCGAGGCCCGCGACCGGGCGAGCGAGTGCGCGCGGCGGCTCCCCAGGGTGTGGACGCCGTGTTCGACGCGGCGGGCAAGGGGGCGCTGCCTGCCTCCATCGAGCTGCGCGGCGGCACGGCCGAGCGCATCATCACCATCGCGGACGTGGACGCGGCCGGGGGAAGCTGGTGATCACTCCGCCGCAGGCGTGAGCGTGCGGATGACACGGGCCGGGTTGCCGACGGCCAGCACCCCGGCCGGGAGGTCCTTGGTGACCACCGACCCCGCGCCGACGACGGTGTTCTCGCCCATCCGGCGTCCCTCCACGGTGGTCGACCTCTCTAGGATCGATCATGTTTGTTCGAACTGAACCAGGGGTGGGGATCTGTGGTGCGAGGTCTGATGCGTGGCGTGGCGGTGGGGCTGGTCCCGGCGGCGCTGGTGGTGGGGGTGGTGGGGGTGCTCACCGGCTGTTCGGCGGAGGCGACGGCGGAGAAGCCCGCGGGAAAGGCGAGTGCGAAGGGCGCGGCGAAGGGCTCCCCAGGTGACGGGACCGGGGCCGGGACCGCGGCGAAGGGCGGCACGGTCGGGGGCGCCGGTTCGCCGTGCGTGCTGCCCGTCTCGTTCGACCTCGCGGCCGACTGGAAGCCGAAGGCCGTCACGAACGACGACCAGTTCGGGCCGGTCACACAGGGTCCGGTGACACTCGTCTGCGAGATCGACGCGAAGCCTGCCGGGAACATCGGCTTCATGCGCGTATGGACCGGCGGCCGCAGCGGCGACGATCCGCGCAAGGCGCTCGAAGCCTTCGTCACGGACGAGGCGAAGAGCCGGGAGAAGGTCACGTTCAGCGAGACCAAGGCGGGCGAGTTCCCCGCCACCGAGGTCACGTACCTCAACAC
The Streptomyces lunaelactis genome window above contains:
- a CDS encoding helix-turn-helix transcriptional regulator → MIAELTETHATALSGLLGVLRSRNLDDAAARVTAVELAVTALVELRAETERDQAVAEEPAGQAFPRLADSLRPLVRYSPVRLELGAPDSGRPLAADVAHGARAVVRAVLLTVLEQDAVGRVHVGWSVSEGELRATVRDDGPGEISACTLGPQRVDERLAALGGRLDVDAVPGWGTTVTAKIPLGAPEIAPTEPLGSLGARELEVLRHLARGHRNRVIAQELHISESTVKFHAANILTKLGVASRAEASALFHAVA
- a CDS encoding lipoprotein; the protein is MRGVAVGLVPAALVVGVVGVLTGCSAEATAEKPAGKASAKGAAKGSPGDGTGAGTAAKGGTVGGAGSPCVLPVSFDLAADWKPKAVTNDDQFGPVTQGPVTLVCEIDAKPAGNIGFMRVWTGGRSGDDPRKALEAFVTDEAKSREKVTFSETKAGEFPATEVTYLNTNEFLDAPKKERAFAVSTPRGLLVLHLGGMDSEEHEGMLPAYELAKQSVRKA